One genomic region from Saccharomyces cerevisiae S288C chromosome XI, complete sequence encodes:
- the CSE4 gene encoding centromeric DNA-binding histone H3-like protein CSE4 (Centromeric histone H3-like protein; associates with promoters, accessible chromatin and RNAPII-bound regions; centromeric association promotes kinetochore assembly and Sgo1p association with CEN chromatin; Ipl1p-dependent phosphorylation destabilizes defective kinetochores promoting biorientation; phosphorylation by Cdc7p maintains Cse4p at kinetochores and promotes chromosome segregation; R37 methylation regulates kinetochore function and chromosome segregation; complements human homolog CENPA), which translates to MSSKQQWVSSAIQSDSSGRSLSNVNRLAGDQQSINDRALSLLQRTRATKNLFPRREERRRYESSKSDLDIETDYEDQAGNLEIETENEEEAEMETEVPAPVRTHSYALDRYVRQKRREKQRKQSLKRVEKKYTPSELALYEIRKYQRSTDLLISKIPFARLVKEVTDEFTTKDQDLRWQSMAIMALQEASEAYLVGLLEHTNLLALHAKRITIMKKDMQLARRIRGQFI; encoded by the coding sequence ATGTCAAGTAAACAACAATGGGTTAGTTCTGCTATTCAAAGTGATTCGAGTGGAAGATCACTCAGTAACGTCAACAGGCTTGCAGGAGACCAACAATCTATTAACGATCGTGCGTTATCGTTATTGCAGAGAACAAGAGCGACAAAGAACCTGTTTCCAAGAAGAGAGGAAAGAAGACGTTATGAAAGCTCAAAAAGTGACCTAGATATCGAAACAGACTACGAAGACCAAGCAGGTAATCTAGAAATCGAgacagaaaatgaagaagaagctgaaatggAAACTGAAGTACCTGCACCAGTGCGAACTCATTCATATGCCTTAGACAGATATGTTAGACAGAAAAGGAgggaaaaacaaagaaagcaGAGCTTAAAGCGCGtcgaaaagaaatatactCCTAGTGAATTAGCTCTGTACGAAATTCGAAAATACCAACGTTCCACGGATTTATTAATCTCCAAAATTCCATTTGCAAGGCTAGTGAAAGAAGTTACAGACGAGTTTACAACTAAAGATCAGGATTTACGTTGGCAGTCAATGGCGATTATGGCGTTACAGGAAGCAAGCGAAGCGTATCTGGTAGGATTATTGGAACATACAAACCTCTTGGCGCTGCATGCAAAAAGAATTACtataatgaagaaagacATGCAACTAGCAAGAAGAATCAGGGGACAGTTTATTTAG